The proteins below come from a single Mya arenaria isolate MELC-2E11 chromosome 6, ASM2691426v1 genomic window:
- the LOC128239294 gene encoding uncharacterized protein LOC128239294 isoform X3 — MTAVDFIPSEGDIDSLQKELTFLVARSVIQNIKQMEDLFGKIYPGHLEHIHSNEAGMKTSQYSLGLFDCDEKKTADVIRLLQNLTEKYVPKKDGEIVEEVFFGGDRLTDEKIQVAQQAMRNADSGLERLEGFISKIEDFHRLMNFLEAIHRLSYNTQSSRDRGTVHYYRNLLNARNVKGEVKNSYRAYKQLYYTLFDAICCVLFLKKFELDSCDSTIPVPQGIKDWEADQQLQWLNDKCGEIVKEIFPHDLFAELQNVLADPDHEENYWVNSIENDNFKCHFCNSSFPSNSSSPKLKQCC, encoded by the exons ATGACAGCCGTTGACTTTATACCATCTGAAGGGGACATTGACAGTCTACAAAAAGAACTAACGTTCCTTGTGGCCAGATCTGTTatccaaaatattaaacaaatggaaGATTTGTTTGGGAAAATTTACCCTGGCCATCTGGAGCATATCCACAGTAATGAAGCTGGAATGAAAACTTCGCAG tatTCTCTTGGTCTTTTTGATTGTGATGAAAAGAAAACAGCAGATGTCATAAGGTTGTTGCAAAACTTGACAGAGAAATACGTTCCCAAGAAGGATGGGGAGATTGTTGAAGAAGTTTTTTTTGGAg gagaCAGACTGACTGATGAAAAAATTCAGGTTGCTCAGCAAGCAATGAGAAATGCTGACAGTGGCTTAGAGAGGTTAGAAGGCTTCATTTCAAAGATAGAGGATTTTCATCGCTTAATGAATTTTCTGGAG GCAATCCACAGGCTGTCATACAATACACAGTCTTCCAGAGATAGGGGAACTGTACATTATTACAGAAACTTACTGAATGCGCGAAATGTCAAGGGCGAAGTAAAAAACTCTTACCGGGCATATAAGCAGCTATATTACACATTGTTTGATGCCATTTGCTGTGTGCTGTTCCTTAAGAAATTTGAATTGGATAGCTGTGATTCAACTATTCCAGTACCACAAGGCATAAAAGATTGGGAAGCAGATCAACAGTTACAATGGCTAAATGACAAGTGTGGTGAAATTGTAAAAGAGATTTTTCCTCATGATTTATTTGCAGAATTGCAGAATGTGCTCGCAGATCCTGATCACGAGGAAAATTACTGGGTTAATTctattgaaaatgacaatttcaaGTGCCACTTCTGTAATTCAAG TTTTCCGTCTAACAGCTCTTCACCAAAACTTAAACAGTGCTGTTGA
- the LOC128239294 gene encoding uncharacterized protein LOC128239294 isoform X2 has product MCKVIFYQKNVEKGLMEILETTSKDQFAAYAAKIVKNECETICKRHSDFALTDKTYEGIMEFSWDHLYQDLLLGAPNTLRIVSSMVTSSIPMPVPSKEFHHALFAIGIILHGRNREATTLQYLNGMVLLHGGCTHQDMKRLAKLGVCVFPETVRNKLQSWQSNLDEKLLEVKEKWCKGDSMTYQLVGDSWDKNIVPSYRTSKNSTQSIHLFNVIGVIDRIVIKKEEGTPVRTVDSMTAVDFIPSEGDIDSLQKELTFLVARSVIQNIKQMEDLFGKIYPGHLEHIHSNEAGMKTSQYSLGLFDCDEKKTADVIRLLQNLTEKYVPKKDGEIVEEVFFGGDRLTDEKIQVAQQAMRNADSGLERLEGFISKIEDFHRLMNFLEV; this is encoded by the exons atgtgtaaagtCATATTCTaccaaaaaaatgttgaaaagggACTTATGGAGATTTTAGAAACAACCAGCAAAGATCAATTTGCTGCTTATGCTGCAAAGATAGTAAAGAATGAATGTGAAACTATTTGTAAACGGCACTCGGACTTCgcattgactgataaaactTATGAAGGGATAATGGAATTCTCCTGGGACCACTTATACCAAGACCTATTACTTGGAGCTCCAAACACTTTACGCATTGTGTCATCCATGGTAACCAGTAGCATCCCAATGCCAGTACCAAGCAAGGAATTTCACCATGCCCTTTTTGCAATAG gTATAATATTACATGGACGAAACAGGGAAGCAACTACATTGCAGTATCTGAATGGAATGGTACTTCTTCATGGAGGGTGTACACATCAG GACATGAAACGCTTGGCTAAGTTAGGTGTATGTGTCTTTCCTGAGACAGTCAGAAATAAACTGCAGTCCTGGCAAAGTAATCTTGATGAAAAACTGTTAGAAGTGAAGGAAAAATGGTGCAAGGGTGACAGTATGACATATCAACTTGTTGGCGATAGCTGGGATAAAAATATAGTACCCTCTTACAGGACTTCTAAAAATTCAACACAGTCAATACATCTTTTTAACGTTATTG GCGTCATTGACCGGATTGTAATAAAGAAGGAAGAAGGCACTCCTGTTAGGACAGTGGACAGCATGACAGCCGTTGACTTTATACCATCTGAAGGGGACATTGACAGTCTACAAAAAGAACTAACGTTCCTTGTGGCCAGATCTGTTatccaaaatattaaacaaatggaaGATTTGTTTGGGAAAATTTACCCTGGCCATCTGGAGCATATCCACAGTAATGAAGCTGGAATGAAAACTTCGCAG tatTCTCTTGGTCTTTTTGATTGTGATGAAAAGAAAACAGCAGATGTCATAAGGTTGTTGCAAAACTTGACAGAGAAATACGTTCCCAAGAAGGATGGGGAGATTGTTGAAGAAGTTTTTTTTGGAg gagaCAGACTGACTGATGAAAAAATTCAGGTTGCTCAGCAAGCAATGAGAAATGCTGACAGTGGCTTAGAGAGGTTAGAAGGCTTCATTTCAAAGATAGAGGATTTTCATCGCTTAATGAATTTTCTGGAGGTATAG
- the LOC128239294 gene encoding uncharacterized protein LOC128239294 isoform X1, which yields MTAVDFIPSEGDIDSLQKELTFLVARSVIQNIKQMEDLFGKIYPGHLEHIHSNEAGMKTSQYSLGLFDCDEKKTADVIRLLQNLTEKYVPKKDGEIVEEVFFGGDRLTDEKIQVAQQAMRNADSGLERLEGFISKIEDFHRLMNFLEAIHRLSYNTQSSRDRGTVHYYRNLLNARNVKGEVKNSYRAYKQLYYTLFDAICCVLFLKKFELDSCDSTIPVPQGIKDWEADQQLQWLNDKCGEIVKEIFPHDLFAELQNVLADPDHEENYWVNSIENDNFKCHFCNSRYKYVTSLKMHEKTKHQVNMSAKVQTTNSLLRQTDELNDYLVSVFRLTALHQNLNSAVDMGDGYRVVRSAKFETPIYNRTNKVKYLIGSVHLTALVSGTLPAHQSKRLIANRFINISGGKNNNLSLDEFVEILNRDTKNATHGFQTKDSIVQHSKEFPHLVHAVKHFDAMCEVKKRKGFHKLPSYKEDVKKVLIDLLSINGLEVRPGRTLHCRKIVQKSSNPFSDCFVGLPVMIARHKPELPFRRLRNKNM from the exons ATGACAGCCGTTGACTTTATACCATCTGAAGGGGACATTGACAGTCTACAAAAAGAACTAACGTTCCTTGTGGCCAGATCTGTTatccaaaatattaaacaaatggaaGATTTGTTTGGGAAAATTTACCCTGGCCATCTGGAGCATATCCACAGTAATGAAGCTGGAATGAAAACTTCGCAG tatTCTCTTGGTCTTTTTGATTGTGATGAAAAGAAAACAGCAGATGTCATAAGGTTGTTGCAAAACTTGACAGAGAAATACGTTCCCAAGAAGGATGGGGAGATTGTTGAAGAAGTTTTTTTTGGAg gagaCAGACTGACTGATGAAAAAATTCAGGTTGCTCAGCAAGCAATGAGAAATGCTGACAGTGGCTTAGAGAGGTTAGAAGGCTTCATTTCAAAGATAGAGGATTTTCATCGCTTAATGAATTTTCTGGAG GCAATCCACAGGCTGTCATACAATACACAGTCTTCCAGAGATAGGGGAACTGTACATTATTACAGAAACTTACTGAATGCGCGAAATGTCAAGGGCGAAGTAAAAAACTCTTACCGGGCATATAAGCAGCTATATTACACATTGTTTGATGCCATTTGCTGTGTGCTGTTCCTTAAGAAATTTGAATTGGATAGCTGTGATTCAACTATTCCAGTACCACAAGGCATAAAAGATTGGGAAGCAGATCAACAGTTACAATGGCTAAATGACAAGTGTGGTGAAATTGTAAAAGAGATTTTTCCTCATGATTTATTTGCAGAATTGCAGAATGTGCTCGCAGATCCTGATCACGAGGAAAATTACTGGGTTAATTctattgaaaatgacaatttcaaGTGCCACTTCTGTAATTCAAGGTATAAATATGTAACATCtttgaaaatgcatgaaaaaacTAAACATCAAGTTAACATGTCTGCCAAGGTCCAAACAACAAACTCATTGCTTAGGCAAACAGATGAACTGAATGACTATCTTGTTTCAGTTTTCCGTCTAACAGCTCTTCACCAAAACTTAAACAGTGCTGTTGATATGGGTGATGGCTACAGAGTAGTAAGGAGTGCCAAATTTGAAACGCCTATATACAACAGGACCaacaaagttaaatatttgatagGAAGTGTACATCTTACAGCACTTGTGTCTGGCACATTACCGGCTCACCAATCAAAGCGCTTAATTGCAAAcagatttatcaatatttcagGTGGGAAGAACAATAATTTGTCTTTGGAtgaatttgttgaaattttaaACAGAGACACCAAAAATGCAACACATGGCTTTCAAACAAAAGACAGTATTGTGCAACATTCAAAAGAATTTCCCCATCTTGTTCATGCAGTTAAACATTTTGATGCTATGTGtgaagtaaaaaaaagaaaagggtTTCACAAACTTCCTTCATACAAGGAGGATGTCAAAAAGGTTTTGATAGATTTGCTGTCTATTAATGGTTTAGAAGTTCGTCCTGGCCGCACACTTCATTGCCGtaaaattgtgcaaaaaagCAGCAATCCTTTCAGTGACTGTTTTGTTGGTTTGCCAGTAATGATTGCCAGACACAAGCCAGAATTGCCATTCAGACGTTTGCGGAATAAGAACATGTAA